One genomic window of Magnolia sinica isolate HGM2019 chromosome 3, MsV1, whole genome shotgun sequence includes the following:
- the LOC131239041 gene encoding MDIS1-interacting receptor like kinase 2-like has product MAIQKSLFLAFLLLLLEFLSSNAFTTAPASTLGEADALLEWKASILSPQALHSWSLPAANASANTISPCKWYGISCNSLGSVIEISLPSAGLQGKLDNLSFSSFPNLLRLNLSDNTLIGTIPADIGTLSRIVSLNISMNNLSGLLPLSMANLSHLSELDISSNEITGPIPPSLGNLIRLTVLHLSDNQISGSIPAQLGNLKNLVKLSLHNNNLTGPIPPALGNLRSLTVLYLDNNQISGSIPAQLGNLKNLVDSELSHNNLTGPISPALGNLRSLKVLYLHNNQISSSIPAQLGNLKNLVDLELSHNNLTGPIPPALGNLRSLTVLYLHNNQISGSIPAQLGNLKNLVELVLSHNNLTGPIPPALGNLRNLTHLSLYDNQISGSIPLEIGNLVNLNELQLSINLLTGSIPSTLGNLTKLELFIAIDNHLTGEIPKSFRNCTRLTRVRLDGNQLIANVSEVFGVYPHLYFMDVSNNRLFGELSPNWGECRNLTKLQFSGNMITGRIPREIGRLTRLGVLGLSSNRLVGEIPKELGTLTSLFNLSLSDNQLSYRVPQEIGRLSNLEILDLSMNNLSGPIPPQLGNCSKLRYLKLSENYLKGSIPFQIGNLIHLQGALDLSHNSLNGEISSQIGNLQMLEMLNLSHNMLSGSIPKSFEGMLSLQSIDFSYNDLEGPIPNNKAFQKAPAEAFIKNKALCGEVQGLRPCNAPSTSHGDTKKGRQVVIFIVLPLLAALFLLFIVVGVSSIYYQRRRNKEKEVLERSNRNPFSMWNYDGIDAFEQIMEATESFDDKYCIGTGGYGKVYKANLPSGQVVAVKKLHPLEGGDQSDQRSFRNEIRALTEIRHRNIVKLYGFCSHAQFSFLVYEYMERGSLASILSNDSGAAELDWTLRVKVIKGVAHALSYMHHDCTQPIVHRDLSSNNVLLNSELEACVSDFGTARLLIPNSSNWTMLAGTYGYIAPELAFTMRVTENCDVYSFGVVALEVMMGRHPGELISSLSSPSRHDTLLKDMLDQRLLGPTAEIAPEVLFVVSMALSCIRLDPNSRPTMHYVAQELSISQPSFSLGPFHALTLRQLMDLKV; this is encoded by the exons ATGGCCATACAGAAATCTCTCTTTcttgcttttcttcttttattattagaatttctttcatCAAATGCCTTTACAACAGCACCAGCATCCACACTCGGAGAAGCAGACGCTCTCTTGGAATGGAAAGCCAGCATCTTGTCACCACAAGCTCTCCATTCATGGTCACTTCCAGCTGCTAATGCTAGTGCCAACACAATCTCTCCATGCAAATGGTATGGGATCTCCTGCAACAGCCTTGGAAGCGTAATAGAGATAAGCTTACCCAGTGCAGGCTTGCAAGGTAAGCttgataacttgagcttctcgtCATTTCCAAACCTCCTCCGTCTCAATCTCAGTGACAACACACTCATTGGAACCATCCCAGCTGATATTGGCACTCTTTCTAGAATCGTCTCCCTCAATATCTCCATGAATAATCTCTCTGGACTTCTACCTCTTTCAATGGCTAACCTTTCTCACCTTTCAGAGCTCGACATCTCGTCTAATGAAATAACTGGGCCTATTCCTCCTTCTTTAGGTAACTTGATCAGGCTGACAGTCCTCCACCTCTCtgacaatcaaatttctggttcaattccagcacaattaggaaatctcaagaatttggttaaGTTGTCGTTGCACAATAACAATCTGACAGGTccaatccctcctgctttaggtaatttgagaagCCTTACGGTTTTGTACCTTGAcaacaatcaaatttctggttcaattcctgcacaattaggaaatctcaagaatttggttgattCGGAGTTGTCACATAACAATCTAACAGGTCCAATCtctcctgctttaggtaatttgagaagCCTTAAGGTTTTGTACCTCCACAACAATCAAATTTCTAgttcaattcctgcacaattaggaaatctcaagaatttggttgattTGGAGTTGTCACATAACAATCTAACAGGTccaatccctcctgctttaggtaatttgagaagCCTTACGGTTTTGTACCTCCAcaacaatcaaatttctggttcaattcctgcacaattaggaaatctcaagaatttggttgaaTTGGTGTTGTCACATAACAATCTGACAGGTccaatccctcctgctttaggtaatttgagaaaccttacacaTTTGTCCCTCTACgacaatcaaatttctggttcaattcctctgGAAATTGGGAATTTGGTAAATCTCAATGAGCTTCAGCTGTCCATtaaccttctaacaggttctatcccttccactttaggaaacTTGACCAAGCTTGAACTCTTCATTGCAATTGACAACCATTTAACTGGTGAGATCCCAAAAAGCTTCAGAAATTGCACTAGGTTAACTAGAGTTCGACTCGACGGAAACCAGCTCATTGCAAATGTATCAGAAGTCTTTGGTGTATACCCACATCTCTATTTCATGGATGTCAGCAACAATAGGTTGTTTGGTGAACTCTCACCGAACTGGGGAGAATGCAGAAACTTGACAAAGCTACAATTCTCTGGAAACATGATCACTGGTAGAATTCCTCGCGAGATTGGGCGGTTGACCCGGCTAGGAGTGCTTGGTCTTTCTTCAAACCGTCTGGTCGGAGAGATTCCAAAGGAATTGGGGACGTTGACTTCATTGTTCAACTTGAGTTTAAGTGATAACCAGCTTTCTTATAGGGTTCCTCAAGAAATTGGGAGACTGTCCAATTTGGAGATTCTGGACCTATCAATGAACAACCTTTCTGGTCCAATACCACCTCAGTTGGGGAATTGCTCCAAACTACGGTATCTGAAATTGAGTGAAAATTATTTGAAGGGAAGCATTCCATTTCAGATAGGCAACCTGATACACCTACAGGGTGCATTAGACCTTAGCCATAATTCACTCAATGGAGAGATATCATCACAAATTGGGAACTTGCAGATGCTGGAAATGTTAAACCTCTCCCACAAcatgttgtctggctcaattcCAAAATCTTTTGAAGGGATGCTCAGCTTGCAATCCATAGATTTTTCATACAATGATTTGGAAGGCCCTATTCCCAACAACAAAGCCTTTCAGAAGGCTCCTGCAGAGGCATTCATAAAAAACAAAGCCTTATGTGGTGAAGTGCAAGGTTTGAGACCCTGCAATGCTCCTTCAACAAGCCATGGTGATACAAAAAAAGGCCGCCAAGTTGTCATCTTCATTGTTCTTCCTCTCTTGGCAGccttgtttcttttatttatagTCGTCGGCGTTTCTTCCATTTATTATCAAAGacgaagaaataaagagaaagaggTTCTCGAAAGGAGCAACAGAAATCCATTTTCAATGTGGaattatgatgggattgatgcATTTGAACAGATTATGGAAGCGACAGAGAGTTTCGACGATAAATATTGCATCGGAACTGGAGGGTATGGAAAAGTTTACAAagcaaatctaccatcaggccaaGTAGTAGCTGTGAAAAAACTTCACCCACTCGAAGGTGGGGATCAATCcgatcaaagaagttttagaaatgAGATTCGAGCATTAACAGAAATCCGTCATCGCAACATTGTGAAGCTTTATGGTTTTTGTTCCCATGCTCAATTCTCATTTTTAGTCTATGAGTACATGGAAAGGGGAAGCTTGGCTAGCATCCTAAGCAATGACAGTGGAGCTGCAGAGTTGGACTGGACTCTAAGGGTGAAGGTtattaaaggtgtggcccatgcgTTATCTTACATGCACCATGATTGCACCCAGCCAATTGTCCATCGAGACCTATCAAGCAACAACGTTCTGCTGAATTCAGAACTTGAGGCATGTGTTTCTGACTTTGGCACTGCAAGATTGTTGATACCCAATTCATCCAATTGGACTATGCTCGCAGGCACTTACGGATACATCGCTCCAG AGCTTGCATTTACAATGAGGGTGACTGAAAATTGCGACGTATATAGCTTTGGTGTTGTGGCACTTGAAGTGATGATGGGAAGGCATCCTGGAGAGCTCATCTCCTCTTTGTCATCACCAAGTAGACATGATACACTGCTAAAGGATATGTTGGACCAACGTCTCTTGGGTCCAACGGCTGAGATTGCACCGGAAGTCTTATTTGTGGTGTCCATGGCACTTTCATGCATTCGACTAGATCCAAACTCTCGGCCAACCATGCACTACGTGGCTCAAGAGTTATCTATTAGTCAGCCTTCCTTCTCTCTAGGACCATTCCACGCGCTTACATTACGTCAACTGATGGATCTCAAGGTATAG